The following are encoded in a window of Trueperaceae bacterium genomic DNA:
- a CDS encoding sensor histidine kinase, producing the protein MRWRSFTVPRRALPWLFYLGILVFQPLFDADATWVEWSVTALIALVFLPVYGWTERHACSRPYLWSGKPGGVLGLVIMLAMGVLLAPLNAGTSVFFVYAAAIGGQLRPRRLAVRALVATTALVPLAALLATVPFPFVLYPYLPALIFAPVVGVTNYLVREREDQNARLRMAQDEVERLATIAERERIARDLHDLLGHTLSTITLKSELAARLVARDPERAAREIADVERISRDALGQVREAVRGYRSSGLEGELANAKLALEAAGVEYDYYFERLDLSPAAESTLALALREGVTNVVRHAGASRCQVRLEARGHDVVLTVSDDGKLPPDADFGNGLTGMRSRVEALGGAVSLRSTGRSTLLEVKVPLRARGGEETASAAMEAPATA; encoded by the coding sequence ATGCGCTGGCGCTCGTTCACAGTTCCCAGGCGGGCGCTCCCGTGGCTCTTCTACCTGGGCATCCTCGTCTTCCAGCCGCTGTTCGACGCCGACGCCACGTGGGTGGAGTGGTCCGTCACCGCTCTCATCGCGCTGGTGTTCCTGCCCGTCTACGGCTGGACCGAGCGCCACGCGTGCTCCCGGCCCTACCTGTGGAGCGGCAAGCCGGGCGGCGTCCTCGGCCTCGTCATCATGCTCGCGATGGGCGTGCTCCTGGCGCCCCTGAACGCCGGCACCAGCGTGTTCTTCGTCTACGCCGCGGCGATAGGCGGCCAGCTCCGCCCGCGCCGCCTCGCCGTCCGGGCGCTGGTGGCCACCACCGCCCTGGTGCCGCTGGCCGCGCTGCTCGCCACGGTGCCGTTCCCCTTCGTTCTCTACCCGTACCTGCCGGCGCTGATCTTCGCCCCCGTGGTGGGCGTGACGAACTACCTCGTGCGCGAGCGCGAGGACCAGAACGCCAGGCTCCGCATGGCGCAGGACGAGGTCGAGCGGCTGGCGACGATCGCCGAGCGCGAGCGCATCGCGCGCGACCTGCACGACCTGCTCGGCCACACGCTCTCGACGATCACTCTGAAGTCGGAGCTCGCCGCCAGGCTCGTCGCCCGCGACCCCGAGCGCGCCGCCAGGGAGATCGCCGACGTCGAGCGCATCTCCCGCGACGCGCTCGGCCAGGTGCGGGAGGCCGTGAGGGGCTACCGCTCGTCGGGGCTCGAGGGCGAGCTGGCGAACGCCAAGCTGGCGCTCGAGGCCGCCGGCGTGGAGTATGACTACTACTTCGAGCGCCTCGACCTCTCGCCCGCGGCCGAGAGCACCCTGGCGCTGGCCCTGCGCGAGGGCGTCACGAACGTCGTGCGGCACGCCGGTGCGTCGCGCTGTCAGGTGCGGCTGGAGGCCAGGGGCCACGACGTCGTCCTCACCGTGAGCGACGACGGCAAGCTGCCGCCGGACGCCGACTTCGGCAACGGCCTCACCGGCATGCGCTCGCGCGTGGAGGCGCTGGGCGGCGCGGTGTCGCTGCGGTCGACCGGTAGGTCCACGCTCCTCGAGGTGAAGGTGCCGCTCCGGGCGCGCGGCGGTGAGGAGACGGCGAGCGCGGCCATGGAGGCGCCGGCCACGGCGTGA
- a CDS encoding ABC transporter permease: MTTATLAAEAADARPRRNLLGLVLSETKFEFLKLLRIPMYSVATLAFPLMFFLLFGSFYGDAQTQGVTVARYMVATFGAAGVLSAALFAFGVGVASERGQGWMRLKRVSPMPPAAYFLAKIGMALLFGALIVVAITLAGAVTQGVRVAFLDWLSLLGVLLLGAFPFASLGLAIGYMVGPNSAPVVLNLLYMPMAFASGLWMPVEILPPVVQGIAPYLPTFHYAQLAVGTIGATPFGDAARHALYLLAFTLLFLVVAYVAYRRDEGKTYG; the protein is encoded by the coding sequence ATGACGACCGCGACGTTGGCCGCCGAGGCCGCGGACGCGCGCCCGCGGCGCAACCTGCTCGGGCTCGTCCTGAGCGAGACCAAGTTCGAGTTCCTCAAGCTGCTCAGGATCCCCATGTACAGCGTCGCCACGCTGGCGTTCCCGCTGATGTTCTTCCTGCTGTTCGGGTCGTTCTACGGCGACGCGCAGACGCAGGGCGTGACCGTGGCGCGCTACATGGTCGCTACGTTCGGCGCCGCCGGCGTCCTCTCGGCCGCGCTGTTCGCCTTCGGCGTGGGCGTCGCGTCGGAGAGAGGGCAGGGCTGGATGCGCCTCAAGCGCGTCTCGCCCATGCCGCCGGCCGCCTACTTCCTGGCGAAGATCGGCATGGCGCTGCTGTTCGGGGCGCTGATCGTCGTCGCGATCACGCTGGCCGGCGCCGTGACGCAGGGCGTGCGCGTCGCCTTCCTCGACTGGCTGTCGCTGCTCGGCGTGCTGCTGCTGGGGGCGTTCCCCTTCGCGTCGCTCGGGCTGGCGATCGGCTACATGGTGGGGCCGAACTCGGCGCCGGTGGTGCTGAACCTGCTCTACATGCCCATGGCGTTCGCCTCCGGCCTGTGGATGCCGGTGGAGATCCTGCCGCCCGTGGTGCAGGGCATCGCGCCCTACCTGCCCACGTTCCACTACGCCCAGCTCGCGGTCGGGACCATCGGCGCGACGCCGTTCGGCGACGCCGCGCGCCACGCGCTCTACCTCCTCGCCTTCACGCTCCTCTTCCTCGTCGTCGCCTACGTCGCCTACAGGCGCGACGAGGGCAAGACCTACGGCTGA
- a CDS encoding ABC transporter ATP-binding protein, with amino-acid sequence MNETYVAQLERVTKRYGDVLALDEVTLRVRAGEVLAVLGPNGAGKTTAVSTLLGLLRPDEGAVSLFGTSPNDVSAKVRVGAMLQISGVPPTLTVREHVTAFAAYYPAPLAVDDAIALAGLGEVANRQYGKLSGGQKQRLHFALAMVGDPDLLFLDEPTTGLDVESRRDFWRQVRSFSAEGRTVVLTTHYLEEADALADRIVLLDHGRVIAEGSPAEIKARTGGKVVKAVTRLAPERLADLPGVSRVERVGTATELYTGSAEATVRALLAADDGLHGLEVKGATLEEAFLNITGGHGPADTGRGDGAGGVQAGTTPGDGRAGTTRGASRADREGVYA; translated from the coding sequence GTGAACGAGACGTACGTAGCCCAACTGGAGAGGGTCACGAAGCGCTACGGCGACGTCCTGGCGCTCGACGAGGTGACCCTGCGCGTCCGGGCCGGCGAGGTGCTGGCCGTGCTCGGGCCGAACGGCGCCGGCAAGACGACGGCGGTCAGCACCCTGCTCGGCCTGCTGCGCCCGGACGAGGGCGCCGTGTCGCTGTTCGGCACCAGCCCCAACGACGTGTCGGCGAAGGTGCGCGTGGGGGCGATGCTGCAGATCAGCGGCGTGCCGCCCACGCTCACGGTCCGCGAGCACGTCACGGCGTTCGCCGCCTACTACCCGGCGCCGCTCGCCGTGGACGACGCCATCGCGCTGGCCGGCCTCGGCGAGGTCGCGAACCGGCAGTACGGCAAGCTCTCGGGCGGCCAGAAGCAGCGCCTCCACTTCGCCCTGGCTATGGTCGGCGACCCGGACCTCCTGTTCCTCGACGAGCCCACGACGGGTCTCGACGTCGAGTCGCGCCGCGACTTCTGGCGCCAGGTGCGCTCGTTCAGCGCCGAGGGGCGCACCGTCGTGCTCACCACGCACTACCTTGAGGAGGCCGACGCCCTCGCCGACAGGATCGTCCTGCTCGACCACGGGCGGGTCATCGCCGAGGGCTCGCCGGCCGAGATCAAGGCGCGCACCGGTGGCAAGGTCGTGAAGGCCGTGACCAGGCTGGCGCCCGAGCGGCTCGCGGACCTGCCCGGCGTGAGCCGCGTCGAGCGCGTCGGCACCGCGACCGAGCTGTACACGGGCAGCGCCGAGGCCACGGTGCGGGCGCTGCTCGCCGCCGACGACGGCCTCCACGGGCTCGAGGTGAAGGGCGCGACGCTCGAGGAGGCGTTCCTCAACATCACGGGCGGGCACGGGCCCGCCGACACCGGGCGCGGCGACGGCGCCGGCGGCGTCCAGGCCGGCACGACGCCGGGCGATGGCCGCGCCGGGACAACGCGCGGAGCAAGCCGCGCCGACAGGGAAGGGGTGTACGCATGA
- a CDS encoding response regulator transcription factor — MRVVIAEDQAMVRGALAALLELEGDIEVVAQASDGDEALALVREHAPDVLVTDIEMPGTTGLELAAAVAELRQRGELATKVVILTTFARAGYLRRALDAGATGYLLKDAPASRLAEAIRRVHAGGRAVDPELALEAWSEEDPLTDRERRVLRMAAEGRTTAAIAATLGLSEGTVRNYLSEAIGKLGA, encoded by the coding sequence GTGAGGGTCGTCATCGCCGAGGACCAGGCCATGGTGCGCGGCGCGCTGGCCGCGCTCCTCGAGCTGGAGGGCGACATCGAGGTCGTGGCGCAGGCCTCGGACGGCGACGAGGCGCTGGCCCTGGTGAGGGAGCACGCGCCCGACGTGCTCGTCACCGACATCGAGATGCCGGGCACCACGGGCCTCGAGCTCGCCGCCGCGGTGGCGGAGCTCAGGCAGCGCGGCGAGCTGGCCACCAAGGTCGTGATCCTCACGACCTTCGCCCGCGCCGGCTACCTGCGCCGGGCCCTCGACGCCGGCGCGACCGGCTACCTCCTCAAGGACGCCCCGGCCTCGCGGCTCGCCGAGGCCATCAGGCGCGTGCACGCGGGCGGCCGCGCCGTCGACCCGGAGCTGGCCCTCGAGGCCTGGAGCGAGGAGGACCCGCTCACCGACCGCGAGCGGCGCGTGCTGCGCATGGCGGCGGAGGGCCGCACGACGGCGGCGATCGCCGCTACCCTCGGCCTCTCGGAGGGGACGGTGCGCAACTACCTCTCCGAGGCGATAGGCAAGCTCGGCGCC